A DNA window from Cutaneotrichosporon cavernicola HIS019 DNA, chromosome: 2 contains the following coding sequences:
- a CDS encoding uncharacterized protein (Exonuclease V - a 5' deoxyribonuclease): MPATDEEDDYGDELVYDSGLDETLRAAEAVPDIEDVPLAISPFGEFRHRGNLSVSDLVGPVWCEVQFDYRLRTLPYLPVSQRPTTIISPKGASISVDQAKVEGKERILRRGERLEREIHPEEIKVQATTREDTWGLRMLNMFSALEALLTIGKCRELPVAGFVDDTFVLGIIDEITRVPIVESPTKGRQTRAKRTESGRQASLNDFFGGKPLPQPQTHRLIVSDSKTRTTASMPREEDTLAGRLQVMLYKELIDALLVPHEPRLVSPKARVKVEEGEAQVEVEADPPHKPPEAYLPTSSEQGSGLWRIWDHLGLDTSRWFTDEFIAQTCPVVESNELRFGVAEGRTLADYAQSWTRYVAALGLGAGTDEGRTDTSLELVYRRAAPKRKKEAARKRRKGTKGRRRKEKGEAVLAVLPSLEDVDIATLDEETQVQLALQLSMQDSKAERGPSSQILRDARLVEITSSSDGNEPSMTVYDPGHVLAEGPRSQNIEATYDTGDEPPLSEPPLVALGMGSPSLADRPSDGESQVEPLGHPLDSPPSSSALGLGKPTVSCSCSQRSVSSQTKYFTSDSEQEREDAELAWAVEMSLGTGSQETAAPSGAGVMSPSERKPRARSPSPGTASGSIIGKHRFTHDRAALGTHLRSVLQYWRGTRRPLGVSTAQVRRCHWCEFEEGCEWRQTKAGEALERYRSQRMS; this comes from the exons ATGCCCGCCACcgatgaagaggacgactacggcgacgagctcgtaTACGACTCGGGACTCGACGAGACCCTCCGCGCAGCCGAGGCTGTTCCTGACATCGAGGACGTGCCGCTCGCCATCTCACCGTTTGGCGAGTTTCGGCACCGTGGCAACCTCTCCGTATCTGACCTGGTTGGGCCGGTCTGGTGCGAGGTCCAGTTCGACTA tcgTCTGCGTACCCTTCCTTACCTCCCGGTTAGCCAGCGGCCGACGACCATAATCTCGCCCAAGGGCGCGAGCATCTCTGTCGACCAGGCAAaggtcgagggcaaggagcgTATCCTGAGGCGGGGAGAG cggctcgagcgcgagatccATCCCGAAGAGATCAAAGTTCAGGCAACGACGAGGGAAGACACATGGGGCCTGAG gatGCTGAACATGTTCTCCGCACTAGAGGCCTTGCTAACTATCGGCAAGTGCCGCGAACTGCCAGTCGCTGGGTTCGTGGACGACACGTTTGTCCTGGGCATCATT gacGAAATCACACGCGTACCCATCGTCGAATCGCCAACGAAGGGTCGTCAGACGCGGGCAAAGCGTACAGAGTCCGGGCGTCAGGCGTCCCTAAACGACTTCTTCGGTGGCAAGCCACTACCCCAACCACAGACCCACCGGCTAATCGTGTCCGACTCAAAGACGCGGACGACCGCCTCAATGCCGAGGGAAGAGGACACTCTCGCTGGTCGCCTGCAGGTCATGCTCTACAAGGAGCTGAttgacgccctcctcgtgcCGCATGAACCGCGGTTGGTATCTCCGAAGGCGCGCGTTAAGGTGGAAGAGGGCGAAGCtcaggtcgaggtggaggccgaTCCGCCACATAAGCCGCCAGAGGCTTACCTTCCCACGTCAAGCGAGCAAGGTTCAGGGCTGTGGCGCATTTGGGACCATCTGGGGCTCGACACGTCCAGATGGTTCACGGACGAGTTTATCGCACAGACCTGTCCCGTTGTCGAGAGTAACGAGCTGCGGTTTGGCGTAGCCGAGGGTCGAACTCTAGCCGACTACGCCCAGTCATGGACCCGGTACGTCGCAGCCCTGGGCCTCGGTGCCGGGACAGATGAGGGCCGCACAGATACCTCGCTGGAGCTCGTATACCGCCGCGCTGCACCcaagaggaagaaggaggcaGCCCGGAAACGGCGCAAGGGAACCAAAGGCCGGAGGAGAAAAgagaagggcgaggctGTCTTGGCTGTGCTTCCCTCTCTGGAAGATGTGGACATTGCCACACTGGATGAGGAGACCCAGGTCCAGCTCGCTCTGCAACTCAGCATGCAGGACTCAAAGGCCGAGAGAGGTCCGTCGTCCCAGATTCTCAGAGACGCTCGGCTTGTGGAAATTACGTCGTCATCCGACGGAAACGAACCTAGCATGACGGTTTATGACCCAGGACACGTCCTTGCGGAGGGTCCCAGGTCCCAGAATATCGAGGCCACATATGACACTGGAGACGAACCGCCGTTATCTGAGCCTCCACTGGTAGCTTTGGGAATGGGAAGCCCCAGTTTGGCCGACAGACCTAGTGATGGAGAGTCGCAAGTCGAGCCCTTAGGTCATCCTCTAGATTCGCCCCCATCGAGCTCTGCCCTGGGCCTTGGGAAACCCACTGtctcgtgctcgtgctccCAACGCTCGGTCTCGAGCCAGACGAAATACTTCACGTCCGACAgcgagcaggagcgcgaggacgcaGAGCTGGCGTGGGCTGTCGAGATGAGCTTGGGCACCGGGTCACAGGAGACTGCCGCGCCCTCCGGAGCAGGGGTCATGTCGCCATCAGAGCGAAAGCCGCGTGCACGGTCACCCTCTCCAGGAACAGCATCGGGGTCTATTATTGGCAAGCACCGCTTCACGCAcgaccgcgccgcgcttggCACACACCTGCGATCCGTACTCCAGTACTGGCGAGGGACTCGGAGGCCACTGGGCGTCAGCACCGCTCAGGTTCGTCGGTGCCACTGGTGCGAGTTTGAGGAGGGGTGTGAGTGGCG CCAAACcaaggcgggcgaggcgctcgagcgctaCCGCTCGCAGAGAATGTCATGA